One window of Kryptolebias marmoratus isolate JLee-2015 linkage group LG3, ASM164957v2, whole genome shotgun sequence genomic DNA carries:
- the LOC108250744 gene encoding gamma-gliadin-like codes for MLIIFLLSCVTIMVTSVPVSPNVHPLLLLQRGVPHPQRDQPLETTNQRSEAQMAAPLLPNVEQPQPGVPQQPEPQTSPQPTLQQYTMLAQGGGQMIIPLPQSLYPSLAANQLPMAQQPMVYPSYGIVPLFPSPYSNQLFSPYGFPTVPESFLPQTPTQQLPSSPVSPAETAAGVAGPAGAPQQQIQQQKPQIVYMVQQPMNPSLGGLSSEELQAAAKMNQFGMFMPSVLANRPAGVGAVQPESQAAGLKNPEQQAAGQPVGASAAGVPPSQGLPCSGSQPNANSFPAGLEKAAPQAAAVQTPATSKLKPIRRHLV; via the exons ATGTTGATCATATTCCTTCTTTCGTGTGTCACTATAATGGTAACCTCTGTACCG GTTAGTCCAAATGTTCATCCTCTCCTGCTATTACAAAGAGGAGTCCCTCACCCTCAGAGAGATCAGCCGCTTGAGACCACAAACCAGAGGTCTGAAGCTCAGATGGCAGCTCCTCTTTTGCCCAACGTGGAGCAACCGCAGCCTGGGGTTCCCCAGCAGCCAGAGCCCCAGACTAGTCCCCAGCCAACATTACAGCAGTACACAATGCTGGCACAAGGGGGCGGTCAGATGATCATCCCTCTGCCTCAAAGTCTCTACCCATCCCTGGCTGCTAACCAGCTGCCAATGGCACAGCAGCCTATG GTTTATCCATCTTATGGAATTGTGCCACTATTCCCCTCACCCTACAGCAACCAGCTG TTCTCCCCGTATGGATTCCCAACGGTTCCTGAATCTTTTCTACCTCAAACTCCAACACAGCAGCTCCCGAGCAGCCCGGTGTCACCTGCAGAAACTGCTGCGGGTGTAGCTGGACCTGCAGGAGCTCCACAGCAGCAAATCCAGCAACAG AAACCCCAAATTGTGTACATGGTACAACAGCCTATG AACCCGTCACTTGGCGGCCTTAGCTCGGAGGAACTTCAG gcagcagctaaaatgaaccAGTTCGGCATGTTCATGCCCTCTGTGCTCGCAAACCGGCCTGCAGGTGTGGGAGCTGTTCAGCCTGAGAGCCAGGCAGCAGGGCTCAAAAACCCGGAGCAGCAGGCTGCCGGACAACCTGTGGGGGCCTCAGCAGCTGGAGTCCCACCATCACAGGGACTGCCTTGCTCTGGATCACAGCCGAATGCTAACAGCTTCCCCGCAGGGTTGGAGAAAGCTGCGCCGCAGGCTGCAGCTGTCCAAACACCTGCTACATCCAAACTAAAACCAATAAGAAGACACCTGGTTTAA
- the LOC108251683 gene encoding integumentary mucin C.1-like, producing MIKVVFLLGCLLCLAESHHGCGPGRGHPGRHDKHHCRTTTTAATTTTTAASTTTTAAPTTTTTTSTTTTTTTPTTTTPTPAAP from the exons ATGATCAAGGTAGTGTTTCTGCTGGGATGCCTCCTGTGCTTGGCTGAATCT CACCATGGCTGCGGTCCTGGTCGAGGCCATCCTGGTCGTCATGATAAACACCACTGCAGGACCACGACTACAGCTGCAACTACCACCACCACTGCAGCTTCAACAACCACTACCGCAGCTCCGACAACGACTACCACAACCTCAACTACCACCACTACCACAACTCCAACTACCACCACTCCTACTCCTGCTGCACCCTAA
- the LOC108251737 gene encoding integumentary mucin C.1-like: protein MLKVALVLGCLLSLIVAQSMEHQRFARSGSSSNSSSVSNSVSNSGSNSGSSSKSKSGSSSDSGSSSKEVSTTTPTTTPTTTTTTTPTTTPTPTTTTTTTTTTTTKPTTAAP from the exons ATGCTGAAGGTAGCGCTTGTTCTCGGATGCCTCCTGAGTCTCATTGTGGCTCAATCT aTGGAGCACCAGCGGTTCGCCCGCTCTGGCTCCAGCTCTAACTCCAGCTCTGTCTCCAACTCTGTCTCCAACTCTGGCTCCAACTCTGGCTCTAGCTCTAAGTCCAAGTCTGGCTCCAGCTCTGATTCTGGTTCCAGTTCAAAAGAG GTGTCGACTACAACTCCAACCACAACTCCAACAACTACAACTACAACCACTCCAACCACAACTCCAACTCCAACTACAACTACAACTACAACTACAACAACTACCACTAAACCTACAACTGCTGCACCTTAA
- the LOC108251597 gene encoding putative uncharacterized protein DDB_G0275629: protein MLKVALVLGCLLSLIVAQPMEHQRFARSGSGSNSGSNSNERQNNRISLQTLLALFNLLTKTTTTTTTTPTTTTTTPTTTTTPTTTTTTPTTTTKPATTAP, encoded by the exons ATGCTGAAGGTAGCGCTTGTTCTCGGATGCCTCCTGAGCCTCATTGTGGCTCAACCT aTGGAGCACCAGCGATTCGCCCGCTCTGGCTCAGGCTCCAACTCTGGTTCCAATTCAAATGAG CGCCAGAATAACAGGATATCTTTGCAAACTCTTCTTGCGCTGTTCAACCTTTTGACTAAAACTACAACCACAACTACAACCACTCCAACCACAACTACAACCACTCCAACCACAACTACAACTCCAACTACAACTACAACAACTCCAACAACTACAACTAAACCTGCAACTACTGCACCTTAA
- the odam gene encoding uncharacterized protein odam isoform X2 — translation MSVILTTYCLGELLADYNNLHTENLKGIWTRRGDKKGKKRRETDIMKQQAAFLLICLLRSSFSLPIALIASNSNEILRLNGLTLAALGQTQAASLFPPYVLQQQTPEVLLTPQVVNLNPQVAGPFGPQGPQLLLPNQGNQLTPVLLPNGQQDQLGLPQDPNNPNIPQQTQNTAQMYPQFQYPSFGFPQLYRQQGYPYFYGYPQQRNTAMLPNNAQQNLERTTQRPQLPLQASKPKLQTEKTWTVGTQKESTTIPPDPRGDTTGPGPDEGNGSFPFLFEP, via the exons ATGTCTGTCATTCTGACCACATATTGTCTGGGTGAGTTATTGGCGGACTATAACAACTTGCACACAGAGAATTTAAAAGGCATCTGGACCCGGCGAGGAGacaagaaggggaaaaaaagaagagaaacg GACATCATGAAGCAGCAAGCAGCCTTCCTGTTGATCTGTTTACTCAGGTCAAGCTTCAGTTTGCCG ATTGCACTTATTGCGAGCAACAGCAATGAG ATCCTAAGACTGAATGGATTAACTCTTGCAGCTCTTGGACAAACGCAG GCTGCTTCTTTGTTCCCTCCGTATGTTCTGCAACAACAGACTCCCGAGGTGCTGCTCACCCCACAGGTGGTGAATCTGAACCCTCAAGTGGCAGGTCCTTTCGGCCCCCAGGGGCCACAACTGTTGCTTCCCAACCAGGGCAACCAGCTGACACCTGTGCTTCTTCCCAACGGGCAGCAAGACCAGCTCGGACTACCACAAGACCCCAACAATCCCAATATTCCTCAGCAGACCCAAAACACGGCACAG ATGTATCCACAGTTTCAGTACCCATCTTTTGGATTTCCTCAGCTTTACAGGCAGCAG ggTTACCCTTACTTCTACGGCTACCCTCAGCAGAGGAACACTGCGATGTTGCCCAACAACGCACAGCAGAACCTGGAAAGAACAACACAACGACCACAACTCCCACTGCAG GCCTCTAAGCCAAAGCTACAGACAGAAAAA aCGTGGACAGTGGGAACACAGAAGGAGTCCACTACCATTCCTCCTGATCCTCGTGGTGACACgactggtcctggtcctgatgAG ggTAATGGCAGCTTCCCCTTCTTGTTTGAGCCTTAG
- the odam gene encoding uncharacterized protein odam isoform X1 encodes MSVILTTYCLGELLADYNNLHTENLKGIWTRRGDKKGKKRRETDIMKQQAAFLLICLLRSSFSLPIALIASNSNEILRLNGLTLAALGQTQAASLFPPYVLQQQTPEVLLTPQVVNLNPQVAGPFGPQGPQLLLPNQGNQLTPVLLPNGQQDQLGLPQDPNNPNIPQQTQNTAQMYPQFQYPSFGFPQLYRQQGYPYFYGYPQQRNTAMLPNNAQQNLERTTQRPQLPLQQASKPKLQTEKTWTVGTQKESTTIPPDPRGDTTGPGPDEGNGSFPFLFEP; translated from the exons ATGTCTGTCATTCTGACCACATATTGTCTGGGTGAGTTATTGGCGGACTATAACAACTTGCACACAGAGAATTTAAAAGGCATCTGGACCCGGCGAGGAGacaagaaggggaaaaaaagaagagaaacg GACATCATGAAGCAGCAAGCAGCCTTCCTGTTGATCTGTTTACTCAGGTCAAGCTTCAGTTTGCCG ATTGCACTTATTGCGAGCAACAGCAATGAG ATCCTAAGACTGAATGGATTAACTCTTGCAGCTCTTGGACAAACGCAG GCTGCTTCTTTGTTCCCTCCGTATGTTCTGCAACAACAGACTCCCGAGGTGCTGCTCACCCCACAGGTGGTGAATCTGAACCCTCAAGTGGCAGGTCCTTTCGGCCCCCAGGGGCCACAACTGTTGCTTCCCAACCAGGGCAACCAGCTGACACCTGTGCTTCTTCCCAACGGGCAGCAAGACCAGCTCGGACTACCACAAGACCCCAACAATCCCAATATTCCTCAGCAGACCCAAAACACGGCACAG ATGTATCCACAGTTTCAGTACCCATCTTTTGGATTTCCTCAGCTTTACAGGCAGCAG ggTTACCCTTACTTCTACGGCTACCCTCAGCAGAGGAACACTGCGATGTTGCCCAACAACGCACAGCAGAACCTGGAAAGAACAACACAACGACCACAACTCCCACTGCAG CAGGCCTCTAAGCCAAAGCTACAGACAGAAAAA aCGTGGACAGTGGGAACACAGAAGGAGTCCACTACCATTCCTCCTGATCCTCGTGGTGACACgactggtcctggtcctgatgAG ggTAATGGCAGCTTCCCCTTCTTGTTTGAGCCTTAG